One Mycolicibacterium parafortuitum DNA segment encodes these proteins:
- a CDS encoding nuclear transport factor 2 family protein produces the protein MSDIDDIKQVKYRYLRALDTKHWDDFAATLTEDVVGRYGESIGEEHHFTNRDDLVGFMRNSLGPEVLTEHRVTHPEITVDGDEASATWYLQDRVIAPDFNFMLIGAGFYHDRYRKTADGWKISETGYDRTYDASMKLDALEFKVKPGRALNI, from the coding sequence ATGAGTGACATCGACGACATCAAACAGGTGAAGTATCGCTATCTCCGCGCCCTGGACACCAAGCACTGGGACGACTTCGCCGCGACCCTGACCGAAGACGTCGTCGGCCGTTACGGCGAGTCGATCGGCGAGGAACACCACTTCACCAACCGCGACGACCTCGTCGGCTTCATGCGCAATTCGCTCGGCCCGGAGGTGCTCACCGAGCACCGCGTCACCCATCCGGAGATCACCGTCGACGGCGACGAGGCATCCGCGACGTGGTACCTGCAGGACCGGGTCATCGCGCCGGACTTCAACTTCATGTTGATCGGGGCGGGTTTCTACCATGACCGCTACCGCAAGACCGCCGACGGCTGGAAGATCTCAGAGACCGGCTACGACCGCACCTACGACGCGTCGATGAAGCTGGACGCGCTCGAGTTCAAGGTCAAACCGGGTCGCGCGCTGAACATCTGA
- a CDS encoding L,D-transpeptidase family protein: MLRRVPILLWAVATTALLTAPQAAAFAPWFATKVGGATQVLAVTGAGGSDAKLDVWERTPAGWKPVAGGVGIPAKIGSKGMSANHFEGSMMTPKGIYTLDFAFGTQPDPGSGLKYVQVGRNHWWDGDVASPTYNTMQVCDRENCRFATTGTGTENLAIPQYAHAVVMGVNKERIPGKGSAFFLHTSTGNATAGCVAIDDGTLVKIMRWLRPGAMIAITE, encoded by the coding sequence ATGCTGCGCCGCGTGCCGATCCTGCTGTGGGCCGTCGCGACAACCGCATTGCTGACGGCCCCGCAGGCCGCGGCCTTCGCCCCGTGGTTCGCGACCAAGGTCGGCGGGGCCACCCAGGTGCTCGCGGTGACGGGCGCCGGCGGCTCCGACGCCAAGCTCGACGTCTGGGAGCGCACACCGGCGGGCTGGAAACCTGTCGCGGGCGGAGTCGGGATACCGGCCAAGATCGGGTCGAAAGGCATGTCGGCCAACCATTTCGAAGGATCGATGATGACCCCGAAGGGCATCTACACCCTCGACTTCGCGTTCGGCACCCAACCCGACCCCGGCAGCGGTCTGAAATACGTCCAGGTCGGCCGAAACCACTGGTGGGACGGCGACGTGGCCAGCCCCACCTACAACACCATGCAGGTGTGCGACCGGGAGAACTGCCGGTTCGCGACCACCGGGACCGGAACCGAGAACCTCGCCATCCCGCAGTACGCCCATGCGGTGGTGATGGGCGTGAACAAAGAACGCATCCCAGGTAAGGGCAGCGCGTTCTTCCTGCACACCTCGACGGGCAACGCGACCGCCGGATGCGTCGCCATCGACGACGGGACACTGGTCAAGATCATGCGCTGGCTGCGGCCGGGCGCGATGATCGCGATCACCGAGTGA
- a CDS encoding bifunctional phosphatase PAP2/diacylglycerol kinase family protein, with translation MGFLPVGRRGRGIRQIGEGLGTLDREVFEAIAGSPSPLLDSVMPRLTRAADHSKLWFAIAAGLTAFGNPSMRRGAARGVATLAVTSIVTNQGAKRIWKRERPNRSFVPLARQARRHPTSNSLPSGHSASAAAFAVGVGLESPPVGLGLTLLAGLVGMSRVATGAHYPGDVLAGFGIGAGIAVLGARIVPPIIETRLPGSEPLRVDTPPRPEGKGVTLVINPASGSGTGAWVADEVREALPLAEIVELGEGDDVKAVMRSAAERAEVLGVGGGDGTVAVAAAIAVDTGVPLAVFPAGTFNHFAKDIGCDAAAKTIRAVQEGSVSCVDLVCLNDEQMVVNTASIGAYPLFVQTREKLEHKIGKPLAGVYAMFHTLRRGEPVRIEYDNKTLQTSLFFLGNSLYLPTGFAPSRRTRMDDGLLDVRILETGKRFSRLRILTALALGRLTRSPLYHELRVPEFTFRSPDGPTVLALDGEVGMELDQASFSVRYRALPVFRPVA, from the coding sequence ATGGGGTTTCTGCCTGTGGGGCGTCGTGGTCGTGGCATCCGTCAGATCGGGGAGGGTCTGGGCACGCTGGATCGGGAGGTCTTCGAGGCGATCGCGGGCTCGCCGAGCCCGCTGCTGGACTCGGTGATGCCGCGGCTGACCCGCGCCGCCGACCATTCGAAACTGTGGTTCGCGATCGCGGCGGGGCTCACGGCGTTCGGCAACCCGTCGATGCGGCGCGGGGCGGCGCGTGGTGTCGCGACGCTGGCGGTGACGAGCATCGTGACGAACCAGGGCGCCAAGCGGATCTGGAAGCGGGAACGCCCCAACCGGTCGTTCGTGCCGCTGGCGCGGCAGGCCCGGCGGCATCCGACGTCGAACTCGCTGCCGTCGGGGCATTCGGCGAGCGCGGCGGCGTTCGCGGTCGGGGTCGGACTGGAGAGCCCGCCGGTCGGGCTCGGTCTGACGCTGCTCGCGGGGCTGGTCGGGATGTCGCGGGTGGCCACCGGTGCGCACTATCCGGGGGACGTGCTGGCCGGTTTCGGTATCGGCGCCGGGATCGCGGTGCTGGGGGCACGCATCGTTCCGCCGATCATCGAGACGCGGCTGCCGGGGTCGGAACCGCTGCGGGTGGATACGCCGCCGCGCCCGGAGGGTAAGGGCGTGACGCTGGTGATCAACCCGGCTTCGGGCAGCGGGACCGGCGCGTGGGTGGCCGACGAGGTCCGCGAGGCGTTGCCGTTGGCCGAGATCGTCGAACTCGGCGAGGGCGACGACGTCAAGGCGGTGATGCGGTCGGCCGCGGAGCGCGCCGAGGTGCTCGGCGTGGGTGGCGGCGACGGCACGGTGGCCGTCGCGGCCGCGATCGCGGTCGACACCGGGGTGCCGCTGGCGGTGTTCCCGGCCGGCACGTTCAACCATTTCGCCAAGGACATCGGCTGCGACGCGGCGGCCAAGACGATCCGGGCGGTCCAGGAGGGGTCGGTGTCGTGCGTGGACCTGGTGTGCCTCAACGACGAGCAGATGGTGGTCAACACCGCCAGCATCGGTGCGTATCCGCTGTTCGTGCAGACCCGCGAGAAGCTCGAGCACAAGATCGGCAAGCCGCTGGCGGGTGTGTACGCGATGTTCCACACGCTGCGCCGGGGTGAGCCGGTGCGCATCGAATACGACAACAAGACGCTGCAGACCTCGCTGTTCTTTTTGGGCAACTCGCTTTATCTGCCGACGGGGTTCGCACCGTCGCGGCGCACCCGGATGGACGACGGGCTGCTCGACGTGCGGATCCTGGAGACCGGGAAGCGGTTCAGCAGGCTACGCATCCTGACGGCGTTGGCGCTGGGCCGGCTGACCCGCAGCCCGCTGTATCACGAGTTGCGGGTGCCGGAGTTCACGTTCCGCTCGCCGGACGGACCGACGGTGCTCGCACTCGACGGCGAGGTCGGTATGGAGCTCGACCAGGCAAGCTTCAGCGTGCGGTATCGAGCGCTGCCGGTGTTCCGTCCGGTCGCGTGA
- a CDS encoding phosphatase PAP2 family protein has translation MRANGKALVASAVVAVALYVLLWVGWMQGWAWLERLDSAALEPAHRYGVDHPGWVTGWDLFCTVLSPGAFRIAALVLIIVALLRRRVRFAMFLVVTIELSALLTEIAKSLADRARPDTAFVDAWGTSFPSGHAVGVMVAVIALLVIALPSVDPAKRGWLIALGVAVVLLIGAGRVVLNVHHPSDVVAGWALGYAYVVACWLLLPPRPPVTRPDGTPAALDTAR, from the coding sequence GTGCGTGCGAACGGAAAGGCGCTGGTCGCCTCCGCGGTGGTGGCCGTTGCGCTCTACGTGCTGCTCTGGGTGGGCTGGATGCAGGGCTGGGCCTGGCTGGAGCGCCTGGACTCCGCCGCGCTGGAACCCGCACACCGCTACGGCGTCGACCATCCCGGCTGGGTGACCGGCTGGGACCTGTTCTGCACGGTGCTCAGCCCCGGCGCGTTCCGGATCGCGGCGCTGGTCCTCATCATCGTGGCCCTATTGCGTCGCCGCGTCCGCTTCGCGATGTTTCTGGTCGTCACCATCGAGCTCAGCGCCCTGCTCACCGAGATCGCCAAATCCCTCGCCGACCGCGCCCGGCCCGACACGGCGTTCGTCGACGCCTGGGGGACGTCCTTCCCGTCCGGACACGCTGTGGGCGTGATGGTCGCGGTGATCGCGCTGCTCGTCATCGCGCTTCCGAGCGTCGACCCCGCCAAACGTGGGTGGCTGATAGCCCTCGGCGTCGCGGTGGTGCTGCTGATCGGCGCCGGCCGCGTCGTACTCAACGTGCACCACCCGTCCGACGTCGTCGCCGGCTGGGCGCTGGGCTACGCGTACGTCGTCGCGTGCTGGCTGCTCCTGCCGCCCCGCCCGCCCGTCACGCGACCGGACGGAACACCGGCAGCGCTCGATACCGCACGCTGA
- a CDS encoding HNH endonuclease signature motif containing protein yields the protein MFEELAEAAQRSRGAAAIGGWARVENAAAARRLSAMADLLASKLADEDSAERDQWCLDNWDAVSAEVAAWQQVSIGVASNELLDAWMLRERLPRVAQVFASGAVNYRVVRSVVKRTRLVSDPEAMAKIDIEIAAQITDWGPLAKAKQEAAIDYWVDRYDPAAVVRAEAAARSRHVDVTPAADGSGTCFVEAVLHGHDGEVLDRRLDEIAQSVCEADPRTLDQRRADAMRAMAEKWDRLPCLCGAEECVTRPRPTGSIVVHVIAEEASLTDQTPVALHGARPEPVKSEPEKSEPEKPGSTALLVPPPAIVLGGGLVPGPVVAATLAQTATIRPLIHPGESPPEPRYVPSAKLADFVRCRDMTCRFPGCDVPAYACDLDHMIPYPVGPTQASNLASLCRKHHLLKTFWGWRGVQSPDGAVVWTAPGGQTFTTHPGSRILFPALCRPTAPVVVPPSRRVAATDTPPGLGPSGLGMPRRTETRAQGRVRRIAEQRAENEAVLELRDDDPPW from the coding sequence ATGTTCGAAGAATTGGCCGAGGCGGCGCAGCGGTCGCGGGGCGCGGCGGCGATCGGCGGGTGGGCGCGCGTGGAGAACGCTGCCGCGGCGCGCCGGCTCTCGGCCATGGCCGATCTTCTCGCGAGCAAGCTCGCCGATGAGGACAGCGCCGAGCGCGACCAGTGGTGCCTGGACAACTGGGATGCGGTGTCGGCGGAGGTGGCCGCATGGCAACAGGTCTCGATCGGCGTGGCGTCGAACGAGCTGCTCGACGCGTGGATGCTTCGGGAACGGTTGCCTCGGGTCGCCCAGGTGTTCGCCTCGGGCGCGGTCAACTATCGCGTGGTCAGGTCGGTGGTGAAGCGCACTCGGCTGGTGTCCGATCCCGAGGCGATGGCGAAGATCGACATCGAGATCGCGGCGCAGATCACGGACTGGGGACCGCTGGCGAAGGCCAAGCAGGAAGCGGCGATCGACTATTGGGTCGATCGCTACGATCCCGCAGCCGTCGTGCGCGCCGAGGCCGCCGCCCGCTCCCGGCACGTCGACGTGACACCGGCCGCCGACGGGTCGGGGACGTGCTTCGTGGAGGCGGTCTTACATGGGCATGACGGTGAGGTGCTGGACCGGCGGCTCGACGAGATCGCCCAGAGCGTGTGCGAGGCGGATCCACGCACGCTCGATCAACGGCGCGCGGACGCGATGCGCGCGATGGCCGAGAAGTGGGATCGACTGCCGTGTCTGTGCGGTGCCGAGGAGTGCGTGACGAGACCACGGCCGACGGGTTCGATCGTCGTGCACGTGATCGCCGAGGAGGCGAGCCTGACCGACCAGACGCCGGTGGCCCTGCACGGTGCGCGACCCGAGCCTGTGAAGTCCGAGCCCGAAAAGTCCGAGCCCGAAAAGCCGGGTAGCACGGCGCTTCTCGTTCCGCCGCCCGCGATCGTTCTCGGCGGCGGCCTTGTGCCGGGGCCGGTAGTGGCCGCGACGCTGGCGCAGACCGCGACGATCAGACCGCTGATCCATCCGGGGGAGTCACCGCCGGAGCCGCGGTACGTGCCGTCGGCCAAACTGGCGGACTTCGTACGGTGCCGGGACATGACATGCCGATTCCCGGGCTGTGACGTGCCGGCCTATGCCTGCGACCTCGACCATATGATCCCGTATCCGGTCGGGCCGACACAGGCGTCGAACCTGGCGTCTCTGTGTCGAAAACACCACTTGCTCAAGACTTTCTGGGGCTGGCGAGGCGTCCAGTCACCGGACGGCGCCGTGGTGTGGACGGCGCCGGGCGGGCAGACGTTCACGACACATCCCGGCAGCCGGATCCTGTTCCCGGCGCTGTGCCGACCCACCGCGCCGGTCGTGGTCCCGCCGAGTCGGCGGGTGGCGGCGACGGACACGCCGCCGGGGCTGGGGCCGTCGGGACTGGGCATGCCCCGCCGCACGGAAACCCGGGCGCAGGGACGGGTCAGACGGATCGCCGAACAAAGGGCCGAGAACGAGGCCGTGTTGGAGCTTCGCGACGATGATCCCCCGTGGTGA
- a CDS encoding sulfatase family protein, with protein sequence MSTPHRDNVLFVHWHDLGRYLGAYGHADVHSPRMDQLASEGLLLTAAHATAPLCSPSRGSLFTGRYPQSNGLVGLAHHGWEYRAGVRTLPQLLSDNGWYTALFGMQHETSYPAKLGFDEFDVSNSYCEYVVEQTTRWLTDVPTTPFFLTAGFFETHRPYPHDRYEPADAGAVTLPDYLPDTGDVRQDLADFYGSIAVADAAVGQLLDTLEATGLDENTWVVFATDHGPALPRAKSTLYDAGTGIALIIRPPKNRGIAPKRYDELFSGVDLVPTLLGLLGVDIPDDVEGLSHATQLVAAETAAVREAVYTMKTYHDSFDPIRAVRTKQYSYIENYAHRPVLDLPWDIADSAPGRIVAPLAAGPRPERELYDLVADPTESHNLLTDSISDTAEKVATELSLLLDEWRQKTNDVIPSEFAGTRIAERYTETYRRILGLELPSRSAEATRRGITEEHGGTQ encoded by the coding sequence GTGAGCACACCGCACCGGGACAACGTCCTGTTCGTGCACTGGCACGATCTCGGCCGCTATCTCGGGGCCTACGGGCACGCCGATGTGCACAGCCCGCGGATGGACCAACTGGCCTCCGAAGGCCTCCTGCTGACCGCCGCGCACGCCACCGCACCCCTGTGTTCACCGTCGCGAGGATCACTGTTCACCGGGCGCTACCCGCAGAGCAACGGTCTGGTCGGGTTGGCCCACCACGGCTGGGAGTACCGCGCCGGTGTACGCACCCTCCCCCAGTTGCTGTCCGACAACGGCTGGTACACCGCACTTTTCGGGATGCAACACGAGACGTCGTACCCGGCCAAGCTCGGCTTCGACGAGTTCGACGTGTCCAACTCCTACTGTGAGTACGTGGTCGAACAGACCACGCGGTGGCTCACCGACGTGCCCACGACCCCGTTCTTCCTGACCGCCGGATTCTTCGAGACGCACCGGCCCTACCCGCACGACCGGTACGAACCCGCCGACGCCGGCGCGGTCACCCTGCCGGATTACCTTCCCGACACCGGCGACGTCCGGCAGGATCTCGCCGACTTCTACGGTTCCATCGCCGTCGCCGACGCCGCCGTCGGGCAACTGCTCGACACCCTCGAAGCCACCGGCCTCGACGAGAACACCTGGGTGGTCTTCGCCACCGACCACGGGCCGGCGCTGCCCCGCGCGAAATCCACCCTGTACGACGCGGGCACCGGCATCGCGTTGATCATCCGCCCGCCGAAGAACCGCGGCATCGCCCCGAAGCGCTACGACGAACTCTTCAGCGGCGTCGACCTGGTCCCGACCCTGCTCGGCCTGCTCGGGGTCGACATCCCCGACGACGTCGAAGGACTCTCCCACGCAACACAATTGGTGGCCGCCGAGACCGCCGCGGTGCGCGAGGCGGTCTACACGATGAAGACGTACCACGATTCGTTCGACCCGATCCGCGCCGTGCGGACCAAGCAGTACAGCTACATCGAGAACTACGCTCATCGACCGGTGCTCGACCTGCCGTGGGACATCGCCGACAGCGCCCCCGGACGTATCGTCGCGCCGCTGGCGGCCGGGCCGAGGCCGGAGCGCGAGTTGTACGACCTCGTCGCCGACCCGACCGAGTCGCACAATTTGCTGACCGACAGCATCTCCGATACCGCCGAGAAGGTCGCCACGGAGCTGTCGCTGCTGCTCGACGAATGGCGTCAGAAGACCAACGACGTGATCCCGTCGGAGTTCGCCGGAACCCGGATCGCGGAGCGCTACACCGAGACCTACCGGCGCATCCTCGGACTCGAGTTGCCAAGTCGCTCAGCGGAAGCCACTCGTCGCGGCATCACCGAGGAGCATGGCGGAACACAATAG
- the stf0 gene encoding trehalose 2-sulfotransferase, producing MSATPTAYLVIASQRSGSTLLVESLRATGVAGEPGEFFQYLPSTSQSPQPRQWFEGVDDESILRLLDPLDEGKPDLAPPEIWRDYIRTVGRTPNGIWGGKLMWNQTPLLLQRAEGLPDRSGTGLLSAIRDVVGSDPVLIHVYRPDVVSQAVSFWRAVQTRVWRGRPDPVRDARAEYHAGAIAHVVTMLRAQEQGWRNWFAEENVAPMDVPYPVLWRNLTDVVASVLEQIGQDPRLAPAPVLERQADHRSDEWVDRYRADAEREGLPT from the coding sequence ATGTCAGCCACTCCGACGGCGTATCTGGTGATCGCTTCCCAGCGCAGCGGCAGCACGTTGCTGGTGGAATCTCTGCGGGCCACCGGCGTCGCCGGTGAGCCAGGAGAGTTCTTCCAGTACCTGCCGAGCACCAGCCAGTCGCCGCAGCCCAGGCAGTGGTTCGAAGGCGTCGACGACGAATCCATCCTGCGGCTGCTCGATCCGCTCGACGAGGGCAAGCCCGACCTGGCACCCCCGGAGATCTGGCGGGACTACATCCGCACCGTCGGGCGCACCCCGAACGGCATCTGGGGCGGCAAGCTGATGTGGAACCAGACTCCGCTGCTGCTGCAGCGCGCCGAGGGGCTGCCCGACCGCTCGGGCACCGGCCTGCTGTCGGCGATCCGCGACGTCGTGGGCAGCGATCCGGTGCTGATCCACGTCTACCGTCCCGACGTTGTGTCGCAGGCGGTTTCGTTCTGGCGCGCGGTACAGACCCGGGTGTGGCGCGGGCGGCCGGACCCGGTGCGCGATGCCCGCGCCGAGTACCACGCCGGCGCCATCGCGCACGTGGTCACGATGCTGCGCGCTCAGGAACAGGGCTGGCGGAACTGGTTCGCCGAGGAGAACGTCGCACCGATGGACGTTCCGTATCCGGTGTTGTGGCGCAACCTGACCGACGTCGTCGCATCCGTGCTGGAGCAGATCGGTCAGGATCCGCGGCTGGCTCCCGCGCCGGTGCTGGAGCGCCAGGCGGATCATCGGTCCGACGAATGGGTAGACCGCTACCGGGCCGACGCCGAGAGGGAGGGGCTACCGACGTAA
- a CDS encoding trans-aconitate 2-methyltransferase codes for MWNPDVYLTFADYRGRPFYDLLARVGVRAPRRITDLGCGPGNLTETLTQRWPGAVVEAVDSSPEMVDAARSRGLDARVGDVRDWVPAPDTDLLVSNATLHWVPEHPGLLARWAAQLETGSWIAFQVPGNFDAPSHRAVRDLVTSPRWADVLRGFPFETSEVVRSAPDYAALLTDAGCRVDAWETTYVHELTGRDPVLEWIHGTTLRPVRAMLSDADWARFRAELIPALAAAYPARPDGITFFPFRRIFVVAQVK; via the coding sequence ATGTGGAACCCGGACGTGTACCTGACCTTCGCGGACTACCGGGGCAGGCCGTTCTACGACCTGCTCGCGCGCGTCGGCGTGCGAGCGCCGCGCCGGATCACCGACCTGGGATGCGGCCCCGGAAATCTCACCGAGACGCTCACGCAGCGCTGGCCCGGTGCGGTCGTCGAGGCGGTCGACTCCTCGCCGGAGATGGTCGACGCCGCGCGGAGCCGAGGTCTGGACGCCCGCGTCGGCGACGTCCGGGACTGGGTGCCCGCACCCGACACCGACCTGCTGGTCAGCAACGCGACGCTGCACTGGGTGCCCGAGCATCCCGGCCTGCTGGCGCGCTGGGCCGCACAACTGGAGACCGGGTCGTGGATCGCGTTCCAGGTGCCCGGCAACTTCGATGCGCCGTCTCACCGGGCGGTCCGGGATCTGGTGACGAGCCCGCGGTGGGCGGATGTGCTGCGCGGCTTCCCGTTCGAGACGTCCGAGGTGGTGCGGTCGGCGCCGGACTACGCCGCGCTGCTGACCGACGCCGGATGCCGGGTCGACGCGTGGGAGACGACGTACGTGCACGAACTGACCGGACGTGACCCGGTACTCGAGTGGATTCACGGCACCACGCTGCGGCCGGTGCGCGCAATGCTCTCGGATGCCGACTGGGCGCGGTTCCGCGCCGAGTTGATTCCCGCGCTGGCCGCCGCCTACCCCGCCCGCCCGGACGGGATCACCTTCTTCCCGTTCCGGCGGATCTTCGTTGTCGCACAGGTGAAGTGA
- a CDS encoding alpha/beta hydrolase family protein, which yields MEPNSVETDGVPADVPPIPVPDVPGEDAGAGGLPRRVDLTLRQRLIVDSSAVADLALRTSIASLLSATMVPSLAQALHKSASRTEQEHLRFYAELAAAKDPELSFPAPQDLPRVSSRPANPVAEWVAHGNVRNIRFDSSFRAVNPALRDQCAGFVRNNVVHAQHWRHDDGPRPTLCLIHGFMGSAYLFNGLFFSLPWFYRSGYDVMLYTLPFHGRRAEKHSPFSGHGYFAHGMPGFAEAMAQAVHDFRSLLDYLEFTGVDRIALTGMSLGGYTSALIASVDDRIQAVIPNVPVVTPDRTVDEWFPANKVVALRDWIARTDTELVDAATMYSSPLNYRPIPAKDRRLIIAGLGDRLAPPEQAELLWKHWDRCAFHWFPGNHVLHVSQPDYLRRMTRFLAPFMFD from the coding sequence GTGGAGCCCAACAGCGTGGAAACCGACGGTGTGCCCGCTGACGTGCCGCCCATCCCGGTCCCCGATGTTCCCGGCGAGGACGCCGGCGCGGGCGGGCTCCCCCGCCGCGTCGACCTGACACTGCGCCAACGCCTGATCGTGGACTCCTCGGCGGTCGCCGACCTGGCGCTGCGCACGTCGATCGCGTCGCTGCTGAGCGCGACGATGGTGCCCTCGCTCGCGCAGGCGCTGCACAAGTCGGCATCCCGGACCGAGCAGGAGCACCTGCGGTTCTACGCCGAACTCGCCGCGGCCAAGGATCCGGAGTTGTCGTTCCCGGCGCCGCAGGACCTTCCGCGGGTGTCGTCGCGGCCCGCCAACCCGGTCGCCGAATGGGTCGCGCACGGAAACGTCCGCAACATCCGCTTCGACAGCAGCTTCCGCGCCGTCAACCCGGCGCTGAGGGACCAGTGCGCCGGCTTCGTGCGCAACAACGTGGTGCATGCCCAGCACTGGCGCCACGACGACGGGCCCCGTCCGACCCTGTGCCTGATCCACGGTTTCATGGGTTCGGCGTACCTGTTCAACGGTCTGTTCTTCTCGCTGCCGTGGTTCTACCGCAGCGGGTACGACGTGATGCTGTACACGTTGCCGTTCCACGGCCGCCGCGCCGAGAAGCACTCGCCGTTCAGCGGCCACGGCTACTTCGCCCACGGCATGCCGGGTTTCGCCGAGGCCATGGCCCAGGCCGTGCACGACTTCCGTTCGCTGCTGGACTATCTCGAGTTCACCGGCGTCGACCGCATCGCGCTGACCGGGATGTCGCTGGGCGGCTACACGTCCGCACTGATCGCCAGCGTCGACGACCGCATCCAGGCGGTGATCCCGAACGTCCCCGTCGTCACACCGGACCGCACGGTGGACGAGTGGTTCCCCGCGAACAAGGTTGTCGCGCTGCGGGACTGGATCGCACGCACCGACACCGAACTCGTCGACGCGGCGACCATGTACTCGTCACCGCTGAACTACCGGCCCATCCCGGCCAAGGATCGCCGGCTGATCATCGCCGGTCTCGGGGACCGGTTGGCGCCGCCCGAACAGGCAGAGTTGCTGTGGAAACACTGGGACCGCTGCGCGTTCCACTGGTTCCCGGGCAACCACGTGCTGCACGTGAGCCAGCCGGATTACCTGCGGCGGATGACGCGCTTCCTGGCGCCGTTCATGTTCGACTGA
- the eccE gene encoding type VII secretion protein EccE encodes MIVRLTLAALFVIPAVMAYPWQTTGERWLLGAAVAAVVILFAWWRGLFVTTIVARRIALLTGRRRSADARSGEYATVVLRVDSEPPYPLLAGYLDRYGIRLDKVRVTHRDLGDSRSTWVSLTLGAADNIAALTARSARIPLRDTAHLAARRLADHLRELGWQVSFDESPPVLIGDDAKETWRGVSDGRGHLAAYRVAAGTLAETLDALRSVDAAEVWTAVELTGTRAHPETAAACALRTDQRPGAKAPIPGLTAERGLHRVALTALSPESDRRLSAQPAPGIPRVPELSRT; translated from the coding sequence ATGATCGTCCGGCTCACGCTGGCCGCGTTGTTCGTGATCCCGGCGGTGATGGCCTACCCGTGGCAGACCACCGGCGAACGCTGGCTGCTCGGCGCGGCCGTCGCCGCGGTCGTCATCCTGTTCGCCTGGTGGCGTGGGCTTTTCGTCACGACGATCGTCGCCCGCCGGATCGCACTGCTCACCGGCCGCCGCCGGAGCGCCGACGCCCGGTCCGGCGAGTACGCGACGGTGGTGCTGCGGGTCGACAGCGAGCCGCCGTATCCGCTGCTGGCCGGCTATCTGGACCGCTACGGCATCCGCCTCGACAAGGTCCGGGTCACCCACCGCGACCTCGGAGACTCCCGCTCCACCTGGGTCAGCCTGACCCTCGGCGCGGCCGACAACATCGCCGCACTGACCGCACGTTCGGCGCGGATCCCGTTGCGCGACACCGCACACCTGGCCGCTCGCAGGCTGGCCGACCACCTCCGCGAGCTCGGCTGGCAGGTGTCCTTCGACGAGTCCCCGCCGGTGCTCATCGGCGACGATGCGAAGGAGACTTGGCGCGGTGTGTCCGATGGGCGCGGTCATCTGGCCGCATACCGCGTCGCGGCAGGCACGCTCGCCGAGACCCTGGACGCGCTGCGGTCCGTCGACGCGGCGGAGGTATGGACCGCCGTCGAACTCACCGGCACCCGTGCGCATCCCGAGACGGCGGCGGCGTGCGCGCTGCGCACCGACCAGCGCCCCGGCGCCAAGGCGCCGATCCCCGGGCTGACCGCGGAGCGGGGTCTGCATCGTGTCGCACTGACCGCGCTGAGTCCCGAATCCGACCGGCGGCTGAGCGCGCAACCGGCGCCGGGGATTCCGCGGGTGCCCGAGCTCAGTCGAACATGA